The Biomphalaria glabrata chromosome 17, xgBioGlab47.1, whole genome shotgun sequence genome segment aaattatcaaaataatgttgaacgctggaaaataagagatgacaagctacttgaatcgaaaaatagtatttgttaaactgaacaacgagaaTGAGTTTGCATTGAAAGCAatttaaactacattttgtCCAATTTAATTGCAGCCAtggcaaatcatttagtgaatgtgattttatgaaggagtaTGTCGTTAaagccgaagtaatttgtcctGAAAAGGTGAAAGCATTTAGGAAATAGCGTTCactaggaacactgtggcagatacaataaatgacatgtcagtcagaTTACGTGAATAATtaaagattttgaattatttcatTGGCTCTccatgagtcaactgatgtaacgggtgttgcacagttggctatattcataagggcctgtgataggaattttgagatacatgaggaGCTACTTGAGCTTTGTTCTATGCATAAaaccacaacaagcgaggatggTTTTGAGAAATTAGAGgaggtgatattgcagtacaatttatctttggtaaagctagctagtctaacaacggatggcgcaccaaccatgaaatgaaatggttttgatgcaaagctacttgcaaAAAGAAGAGAGACTGATGCTAAGTTTAAATTTCCACATTTTTAGTACATCATTCACCGAGAAACATTCTGCGCAAAGCAATTAAAGTTCCAACATACCATAAGATCCTTTTCAGTCGCtctcaattttattcgtgcccgtgttcgccaattttcaatgtttctggataACATTGGACACGGatttgattgtgttccctactacacagaagtccgCTGGCTCTCATGTCATAAAAGTATATAAgagattttttgcactgcgtgaggaaattgtattgtttctgaacatgaaaggtgaacctgttgaacatttccaaactgacgaatgtGTTCAGGATTTGGCGTTAGCAGTTGATTTtactggtcacctgcaagacttgaatttgaaacttcaaagtaaagacaaaattgtctcAACTGCATGTGatcatgtgaagtgctttcaagcaaaattacgactgtggattaaccaaatatgaagagaaaatcttgttcacttctcaacgtgttAGGAACTAAAAAGActaaatacggctacaacatttggtaaatatgtcttacacatggaatcgttagtagatgcttcCACTGGCCGTTTGCGTGACTTCGTTCTgtacgagcaagaattttcgttgtttgtatctccattctcatttgctcctgaaaatgctgctggtaatgtgcaactagagctgatagaatagcagtcagattctttgttgaaatcgaAGTATACAGAATTGGtacgttgaattgcggaaatttgcagccagaattcttgCTGTTTGCAAACACatatctctgtgagcagttcttttccataatgaaagctacaaaagcatctcaccgttcgagattatctcaTCAATCTTTGTCAAAAGTAATGTAAGTGTCAGTGGAAAACAAACTTCAAcatgacattaataaactttTATCCTATAAAAGATTTCAAGCAtcataacaaagaaaatattgcGTAATCATATTAATTTGTAATTGCTAaatagtactacaaatttagctaagggacaggtatgccattaattattgtattttattgtattgtttctaatttacataaaactagtacgctgttttgcaactgatttttggctgcggcccctcaggtcataCTAAGTTCTTatgcggcccatacaccttaatgagtttgataTGCCTGacttagatcaagatctataatttactATAATAGTCTAGTTTTAGAGCTCTGACCTTATCACATTTTCAGATATAggctactatatctatatactagacatatattaggcctatatattatattcggcacatacatacatacatacatacatacatacatacatacatacatacatacatacatacatacatacatacatacatacatacatacatacatacatacatacatacaaacgcctcgcattctactttatattaggcatatatttaatttatactaGCCATATgctacccgcggcctgcgggtcttaaTCACTGTCAATAttgtcactgagagtgttttggaaacaattaaataaaataataatgttataagaaagcgaatgcgtgaattaaaaaaaaagtatgaatggagctaatcgacctaaatccattttttaaataaataaaaacatttgcttgtaggtctacatatatttagatctagatctagagtttagatactattataatagatgtagacctaggctactatcataagagtgaatTTAATGGGTcaagaagcttattaattattgttagtaGATATGTTATATCCCCAGGGGCGGattggctatatgggcaaacaggcaaatgcccggtgggtcaGTACCAAATGGGctggtctggtcgcgaccaaagaaaataaaaatcaatgcagacaactttaaaaaaaaaaagtgacagcagcaagacacaaaggcccgaacacgttttcttgttgtttttttaaattattattacaattaattttatttgaaattcaagaagaatataaaaaaaaaatacactatacactgcAAAACGTTacaccgtactttctgctatgcacgagcggcatggactgctttgatgtcttcgaggttgctttgggcctaatcattttgctggtcggcaaaactcggcatgggcctttgatggcactcccatgtttttttttgctccttccctcccccgtcttttaatggttccaatgaaatttaaccaaaatgAGGGATGAGAGGGGtaaagttagaaaacattgaagataggcgcgacaattagctctttaacaatacttaatagaaattaactttaacacatacacagccgcgaaattgcaaaccacccaacttattcacagctcaatacgggtttaaagctctactttctgcgatttgaaaagaaaaagtaggtttctttttgtttatttttaataacatagatctaaaaataatacaccttaggcttacaaaaaattatttaaataaaaaataaatctagatctaaaacaatttttatactattacaaattaatggtaaacttatgcttagtatgaagtcattaatgatgaaaattattaaaataattacaataatttatattgcgctgtcacatccgatatttaaagaaaggagatttatattttaaataatgggtcatggtatattcatatacaaatcgcgtttttgataatgtactaggaggaagcaagagcttttcacattaagtaagtgcctctataaccgttctgctttctcttatcttttaatggaatgggttgcctgagtcagccaggaaaactaatgatttagcatattttaagtctcagatcaacatgcatgactagattgacacatgaaatgtgtaagacgtaacaatcttattttttttttgaagaaacgtctgtaatctgtaagtaataccaaaaaagcCTCTAACTCAATAGGTTGctgttgtattgtttatagttttcagactacttacatgtataaaaaaatatattatgtaatcctacgaatgcatacatccagttttttGCTGccttatcaaactttatatattttgtagagaagtaggcttacacctataatataacacatgtgCGTAGCAGgcaggggagggtcttcaaaccatcacttgcctcagacctcattgtctgaaagggaaactttacttacaaccccagtgcagccaacttaagcaaactacagtcaccaaatttcatgggcgtagccaaaaggggttttgtggtttcccttccctttccaatacaaaagctatagcaaaactatagttaccattttcaaccagtcgctggactccattgaatagcagatttggtttttgaatttttttactGGAAGAATAGCAGGCtgattgcactgtagataccccagaatatgcatttttaaagcttaaaattacggaaataatgcttggttccggggggagctcacagcgctcacccggactccctagctgccttttcactaattataagaagagagtattctagggtagaaaaaacgtttgaaagaatgaaagatcataatgtaatgaagattaattacatatacacacacactaatatatatatatatatatatatatattatatatatatatatatatatatatatatatatatatatataaattgcggagtggggtaaaaatccaCGTCCccccacaccgaaaatatatgacatgccatttgtgggccggtttatatcgTAATGCCAGGGCcaattttgatacccagtccgcccctgtataTCCCCCATATATACCCCCTCACGTAGCCTATCCAATCATAGTGTGTTTACATAGCGGTGTGCACgactattaaaatgtatgtcaacatggaagctatagcgaacgaatgtatgaaaaatttGAGggctaatttgattaaaatatgaaatgaatggaatttattttgtatgttaatgtgttaaagtatgAAATAGATATTTCctctttgaattagatctagaattagagttagatctagactgctgcatagagtctagatctagatgtcggGTTCGAtagatgaatgggattataaagtacgcCAGGatttctaaattcgcagatataaggaacgaatttatgtaaaaatgcttttgaaagacaaatttgaagctttgtttgattaaataataaaatcaatagactatttttttttaattttcaggtgtcaaagtaaaaaaaaaatatctgtgcaaagtgtagttcttaaaattagatatagatcctttcgatcttttctcatgtaaacatggtaaacatggcctagatttataagatactaaTACTtgcatagagttgggcaactttttgtttgagggtcttaagtttgttttagggctactatacatactgttacaacatttaaaggaggcaactcaacgaggtatgggaacaaagtcaatacaaagtttaatcaacatagatcaccaaaaaaaaacaaggaccATCTCAATCTTCTCgcacttcctcttcctctctccccattcatttagtccatcctcgtgcgctggtgcgcaaccatatagtcactacagaacatggtCATTACACTGCCCCCCTTCTTatgtctgttcgtcccgaactgACTCTGTTCCTCTCTCCTCTCCACAATACCGGTACAACCAATCGACGTGTACCACATTGCATTTAGTTCGAGGAGCCCTCTGGATACGGTAAACCACGTCGTTGATTCTCTTCACAATCCGATACGGACCTTCCCAATCCTTTTGTAATTTAGGCGATCTTCCCTTCCTTCTCTTTGGGTTGTACAGCCAAACGAGATCATGCTCTACAAACCCCGTAGAATTGGCTCTTCTATCATATCTGGTGTTCATGAGGTCGCTACTGTCTTTTATCCTACTCCGTGCAAGTGCATGAACCCTCTCAAGTCTCCCCCTAAGTTCTGTTACGTATTCGTTAGCTGTCGTTTGTTTTTATCCTGGCAACCCAAATAAGAGGTCTGCTGGCAGCCGAAGTTCTCGACCAAATAATAATTTGCATGAACGGCTCCTCTATAAGACATGAGGAATAGAGAAATGTAGTCATCCCAATCGTTTTGCTGTTCTACTGTCATCTTAGCCAAGTGTTGTATCAATGTGCGATTAAAGCGTTccaccatcccgtctgactgagGGCGAAGTGGCGTTGTTCGagtcttttcaatttttaagaTTTTGCAAATCTCCTGGAATAGCTTGGATTCAAAGTTGCGTCCTTGATCTGAATGTAGTTCCATAGGTACACCAAAGCGGCTAATCCAGTGTTGCACTAAAATATCGACTATTGTTGTGgtttcttggtttggtatcgagAAAGCCTCAGGCCATTTactaaaatagtccattattaCTAGAATATATTTGTTGCCTTTTAGTGTCTCAGGAAACGGGCCAGCTTTCGAATGGAACACCTACGTTGTACTGTTGTAGGGGGTCCCCTTGTCCGACGTTGTGGGCCTTTGGTTGCTGCACATCGGTCACATCTTCTGCACCAATCCTCGACGTCTTCCTTGTACCGGCACCAATAAAACCTTTGTCTCACTTTCTCCAACGTCTTGTTAATACCCAAGTGACCACCCGTGGATCCATTGTGCAACTCTTGGAGTACTTCTTGGATTCTAACTTTTGGGAGAactatttgtaatcgtgttgaTATCCCATCAGTAGATTCCCACATTTGCTTAAGAACACCGTTTTCCACTACCATTGAGTCCCATTGTGCCCAGTACGCCTTCATGGCAGCCCCTTTGTCAGCAATGTGTTgccaatctggccgttgtccccTCTCCTTCCAAAGAAGAACGGTTGCCAGACCCTCATCTTTCAGCTGATCCTCTCGGATATTCTCATCAGACCAAGATCCTAAAACATTCAGGTCCAAACGTTGACAATCGATTATCTCTTCCTTTTCCTCAGCTTTGTTTGCATTCTGTTTTGCAAGGACGTCGAGATAGCGCATCAGCATTCTGGTGAATTAGTCCTTTTCGATGGTGAATTTCAGTTTCATAGGTTTGCAGACGTTCGATCCACCTAGCGACCTGACCTTCAGGGCACTTAAAAGAAAGAAGCCATTGTATTGCTGCGTGATCTGTCCTCAAAATAAATTTCTGCCCATAAAGGTActtatgaaaatgttttattgcatcgACGGCGGCCAGGAGTTCACGTCTTGTGacacagtagttcctttcagccTTTGACAAACTTCGACTGAAGTAAGCGCGTTCCGTTCCATCAATCTTTTGGGAAAGAACGGCGCCTATTCCGGTATTGCTTGCATCCGTATCCAAAATGAACGTCATGCCTGGTATCGGATAGGCAAGTATGGAGGATGAGACAAGTGTGTCTTTTAACATTTCAAAGGACTCTTGACACTCCTGTGTCCAGTTGAATGACCTCTTTTGTTCTGTCAATCGATGAAGGGGTGCACATATATTGGAGAAATTTGGCACAAACCGTCTATAGTACGTAcagagttttaaaaaacttcTTAGTTCTCGAATATTGGATGGTGTAGGCCAACGTTTTACTGCCCCAGTCTTGTCGGGATCAGTGTTGATGCCGTCCCCTGATTCTATGTGGCCAAAATATTTGACACTCTTCCTGAAAAACGAGCACTTCTTTGGATTGATTTTCATACCCTCATTTCTGATTCGTCCAAAACTTCATGTAGATTTGCCAGATGCTCTTCAAACATCCTACCAGTGACTATAATGTCATCCAGGTATACAAGACACGTGTTCCAATGAAGTCCCTGTAAAACGCGCTCCATCAATCTGTCAAAAGTGGCGGGAGCATTACAGAGACCAAAAGGCATCACAGTGAACTGCCAAAGACCGTTGCCAGCAGAGAAAGCCGTTTTCTCTTTATCCTCAGGATGCATTCCCACCTGCCAGTATCCGCTCTTTAGATCAAGAGTAGAAAAAATCTGTGATCCAGCAAGCGTATCCAAGGTATCGTCTATTCTTGGGAGTGGATAGCTATCTTTATCCGTAATTTCATTAAGTGCTCTGTAGTCTACACAAAATCGCATGGatccatccttttttttttactaggacGATTGGTGAACACCAAGGACTATTAGAGGACTCTTTGACCCCTTGCTGTCTCATTTTTTCTATCATGTCTGTAGCCTCCTGTTGTTTTGCGAGAGGAAGGTAGCTGCCGAATCGGTCTAGTTACTCCAGTATCGAtcctatgttgtaccatgtCTGTTCTTCCGCAGTCTGACTCATCAGATGGGAAGATGTCTGCAAATTTCATTATCAACTCTTTGGCTTTGCTATACTGCTCTTCAGATAGGTTCGCCTTGGTTTCTGTCAAAAGCCTGGTAAGTTGAGGGTTGACCGATTCAGTGGGCGTAAGAACCGTTGTTAATGTTGCAATTCTTAATTAGGTCGATTGTATGGCATTTAGCAATGTAGCTATCCCTTCGTAGATGCTTCTCCCTCAAACCAAGGTTCATGATTCTGACAGGTACTCTCTGATGATCTTTACCGATCATGACCAGCGTTTTCCCTACAGCCACTCCGTCGTAATTGTCTTCCGTTCCTTCGATTAGCGCCGTTCCCGACTTTTCATGTCCGTTCTCtaactttccccaaataattgATTCGGACTGTGCAGGCAGACTTGTATCCTCCGTCAACAGTATTTTCATCATTCGATTGTTCCCTTCTTCACCTAACAAAGGAATCTCCACATTTCCATACAACAAAGTTCCTCCGCTAATGTTAATGGAAAATCCAAATTTTTGTAGAAAATCTAGACCTAAAATGCAATCATCAGTTATGTTTGCTATCAAAAATTCATGCACGAATGACTGACATCCGAGCTCAAATCTTAAGTCCGCCAGTccttttatgggcatcagttctccactggctgttttcagGGAGAAAAGGCTCACATTTGTAGTATTATTGCTGTTTGCGACATTTGACCGAATGACTGAACGTGAAGCACCAGTGTCTATGAGAAACCGATACTTCCGAATTCCAATTTTTCATTCTATATTAAGACTCCTATTCTGTCCCAGCACAGCTATTGGAGTGACATTGACAGGGGCTCCCATTTCCTGGATCGCCGGTTTCTGCCCCTTGAAGCCGACTAATGTTAGTTTTCCTGATAGCCATTGGCTCCAGGCCATGCACCCGTTTCTGATCTGTGCTTATTGCTGATTAGATGTTCTTCTACACATCCTTTGTATATGTCCAGATTCACCAAAGTTCCAGCAACTGATGAGCTCCATGTGACCGGCTTGGCTTATACTCTTCGAGAACCTCCGTCATCCGTCTGAGTACTTGTGTTAGATCTTCTTCCTGAACTTCCTGTCTCCTACCATGATGACTGTTGATGGATGCGTTCTTAGCGGCTTCATAGGACAGAGCGTACACAAGGGCTTCGCTGGCCTTACGCTTGCCACTAACTCtaattaataactttttttttagctcttgaTCTCGAACGGCATCGATGAAGGCATCAGTGACGATTACTTCGAGGAACTCCTGTGCAGCTGTGGGGTATGCCAGATGGGCAAGTCGTTCAATGTCCGTCTTTAGCTCTTGTAGGGTTTCACTGACCCGCTGTTGTCTGGTCTTCAGCTGGACCCTATAAACTTCCTGTAAGTGCTCGTCCCCGTATCGAAGCTCCATAGCCTGGACGATAGCAACATAATCCTGCTGGTTTGGAATGGATTGGAGTACTTCGGAAGCCTTTTCTCTAAGGGCCAGTACTAGAGCGGTCGCTTTTTCCTCCTCGCTGCCCCATTTGTTAACCTTAGCA includes the following:
- the LOC129923627 gene encoding uncharacterized protein LOC129923627, which codes for MASPIMKQLDQLLIKELKQELRYRGLKLGGSKETLTARLRQALIEEEEDLDSYQFEVGPDITELLGKMQEKMDTLDIGIRTMQDKIDTLDSGIRTELVSINQKITTMEVTMNQRVDVVKKDIEKLKVQVREGLSKAPVSNTGSMLPEGLVKMNTGSMLPEGLVKLKPPVFDGSVSWSVYRRQFEAAAKVNKWGSEEEKATALVLALREKASEVLQSIPNQQDYVAIVQAMELRYGDEHLQEVYRVQLKTRQQRVSETLQELKTDIERLAHLAYPTAAQEFLEVIVTDAFIDAVRDQELKKKLLIRVSGKRKASEALVYALSYEAAKNASINSHHGRRQEVQEEDLTQVLRRMTEVLEEYKPSRSHGAHQLLELW